A window of Mercenaria mercenaria strain notata chromosome 16, MADL_Memer_1, whole genome shotgun sequence contains these coding sequences:
- the LOC123540341 gene encoding uncharacterized protein LOC123540341, with amino-acid sequence MAMSTLKSSGYRTWSTRAFPIPDKPNNDLFYALHDRSHGTTRSRGTAKSLSTKRSQSTHLRLHLVTNSQGLVQLDLSNTDLQIMPIEIFLFSRLEVLKLSQNYFREIPLAISRLRSLKFLYLEENSLSFLPETLSNCINLLEINLTKNKLAALPTNIGMLKNLRVLRLGQNEFECLPHEIGQLENLRYLDVQGNSLWYLPFSIAKMHKLKYLNLSNNKFEHLPLPVCKITSLKTLTLRGNNLMNLLPDFDCLQQLQELNLAHNNFEIIPQSIFRLKSLSYLNLNGNMLETVPNALTTLKTLKVLHLHDNNIHFIPDTFPNLQYLNIANNKLYNFSVVNMKHLKLLNANNNYLENIPMGLYSLTKIQSVRLNTNQIRYISTDIANLKKLRTLDIGNNMLVNIPQVMQQLDRLDYFNVKGNKIKDRIALHNGEIAAPIDYYKKRRMFEAKRQTMDSGRRYKTRKSQRSRSGNYENRTESRASTLPTTQNNSHKMWDSADLLQNGFTERHLETNLSSAYLNRKLPASSDQSRGNHDNSFTENSFRSSGHITAHEAALMTDSDDVSTSVPATDYKLLGVCNQVEMLLNKQLLHPVLSLKGHDMGKSFSEKAIVKTASGLWRMSEERNENAPPGLVVMTTETFTVTPQGGWLTSSHDNNISIFLPPKAVSTLIQTQMKILKIKAEKLLQLRQSNRMVSNIIAIGPIVYLKNLDSGDFNHQVTITIPSPKSETRGHLHLLTIKDDNSCVPCTSGFQHKNGYVVLRAWNLAGKAAVITRAKCKYKACKSMENLLNELTATS; translated from the exons ATGGCAATGTCAACATTGAAGAGCTCGGGATACAGGACTTGGTCAACCAGAGCATTCCCTATCCCTGACAAACCTAACAATGACCTATTCTACGCATTACATGACAGATCACATGGAACCACAAGGTCACGAGGCACTGCTAAGTCACTGAGTACCAAAAGGTCACAAAGTACACATTTACGTCTGCATCTAGTGACCAATTCTCAAGGCCTTGTCCAGCTGGATCTTTCCAACACTGATCTTCAAATTATGCCGattgaaatatttctgttttctagACTGGAAGTATTGAAACTGTCACAAAACTATTTTCGTGAAATTCCTCTGGCGATTTCAAGGTTAAGGAGCTTGAAGTTCTTGTACCTGGAGGAAAACAGTCTCAGCTTTTTACCAGAAACCTTAAGTAACTGTATAAACTTGttagaaataaatctaacaaaaaacaaactcGCAGCCTTGCCAACAAACATAGGGATGTTGAAGAACCTACGTGTACTAAGACTAGGTCAGAATGAGTTTGAATGTTTACCGCATGAAATTGGACAGCTTGAAAACTTGAGATATTTAGATGTTCAAGGAAACAGCCTCTGGTACCTACCATTTTCAATTGCAAAGATGCATAAACTGAAGTACCTGAACCTTTCAAACAACAAGTTCGAGCACCTGCCGTTACCCGTGTGCAAGATAACGTCTCTTAAAACCCTGACCTTGCGAGGGAACAACCTTATGAACCTCTTACCGGACTTTGATTGCTTACAACAACTACAGGAGTTAAACTTGGCACACAACAACTTTGAGATCATCCCTCAATCTATTTTTAGACTAAAATCCCTTAGTTACCTAAATCTGAATGGAAACATGTTGGAAACTGTCCCTAATGCACTGACaactttgaaaactttgaaagttCTTCACTTACACGACAACAACATCCATTTTATTCCGGATACCTTCCCAAATTTGCAGTACCTTAACATAGCAAACAATAAACTCTACAATTTCTCTGTGGTAAACATGAAGCATCTGAAGCTTCTCAATGCCAACAACAACTATCTTGAGAACATCCCCATGGGTCTGTATTCCCTTACAAAAATACAAAGTGTTCGTCTCAACACTAACCAAATTCGCTACATTTCCACAGACATCGCCAACCTCAAAAAGTTACGCACTTTGGATATTGGCAATAACATGTTAGTGAACATTCCTCAAGTCATGCAACAGCTGGACAGACTGGACTACTTTAATGTCAAAGGTAACAAAATAAAAGACAGGATCGCTCTGCATAATGGTGAAATCGCTGCACCAATAGACTACTACAAAAAACGCAGAATGTTCGAAGCAAAAAGACAAACTATGGACTCCGGAAGACGATACAAGACTAGGaaaagtcaaagatcaaggtctgGAAATTATGAAAACAGAACAGAGTCAAGGGCATCTACACTAccaacaactcaaaacaactcgCACAAAATGTGGGATTCCGCAGATCTTTTACAGAATGGTTTCACTGAGCGCCACTTGGAGACAAACTTGAGTTCTGCATACTTGAATCGTAAACTTCCTGCCAGCAGCGATCAAAGTCGaggtaaccatgacaacagttttaCAGAAAACAGTTTCAGGTCATCCGGACATATCACAGCTCATGAGGCAGCCCTGATGACAGACAGTGATGATGTTTCAACAAGTGTACCAGCAACAGACTACAAGTTACTAGGAGTATGTAACCAGGTAGAAATGCTCCTCAACAAACAGCTACTACACCCTGTTCTCTCCTTGAAAGGTCATGATATGGGTAAAAG CTTCTCGGAGAAAGCAATAGTGAAGACAGCAAGTGGTTTATGGAGAATGAGCGAAGAAAGGAACGAGAACGCTCCACCTGGTCTGGTTGTCATGACAACTGAGACATTTACAGTAACGCCTCAAGGTGGTTGGCTGACATCGTCACATGACAACAATATTAGCATCTTCCTGCCTCCAAAAGCTGTTTCAACCCTCATTCAGACACAGATGAAG attttgaagATTAAAGCAGAGAAGTTGCTTCAACTGCGACAAAGTAACAGAATGGTCAGTAACATCATAGCAATAGGTCCTATCGTCTACCTGAAAAACCTGGACAGTGGTGACTTCAACCATCAG gtcacaataacaatACCATCGCCAAAGAGTGAAACACGTGGCCAcctacatttactgacaatcaaggATGATAACTCTTGTGTACCATGTACTAGTGGATTCCAACACAAGAATGGTTACGTAGTTCTCCGAGCTTGGAACCTAGCTGG AAAAGCTGCAGTGATAACAAGAGCCAAGTGTAAATATAAAGCCTGCAAATCTATGGAGAACCTCCTTAACGAACTTACTGCCACAAGTTGA